CACACACGTATTAGGTTTTGGCCTCCTCCGAGCCAATAAGAGCCAAGGGACAAGGTGAATCGACGGCAACGCTTAAGCGCCGTGTCTTCACGGGACAACGCGGACTGCATCAATAAACGTGGAGTAAAAAGTGATGAGATTCGATAGCGATAAGAGTGCGGGGTTGCCGGTAAAAGAGAGTCGGAGAGAGAACCCTCGTTACAACGAGAAATCAGGGGAGATGTGTTATTTTTTCTTTCCAGCCCAACCAAGGACTTTACCATTAGCGATCCCCGCAGTGATATTTACAGCTTCAAGCTGTGCACCGTGTGAAAACTACCGCCAGATGATTACAGTATAATGACATTCAATCCTGTCGCGTTACTAAAATGTAAAAAAATTTTATATGTTTTGTTTTTAGTGAGCGCAAAAACACTATATCACGCTCGGCACGTCATTCCATAAAAATTTTAATCACATTAATATCAATAAATTACAATTAAAAACCGCAAATGACACTTTGGTTTTATGATTAAATTTTGCACAATCTAAAGTCGGCGGGTCGTTCAGATTTTTTAATCCGCAGGCGAAGGATTGAATTGAACTCCGTCGCTTAATGTCCGGGTAATAAGCAAGCTAAAGTAAAACGAGGCGGGAGATCCCGCCTCGTCATTGCGCACTCAGGCCTTGAGCAGGCCGCTGGCCAAATAGTCGCCGCTCTCTTTCACGCCCGGCAATACGAAGAAATATCCGCCGCCGATCGGCTTGATGTATTCTTCCAGCGCTTCGCCGTTGAGCCTTTTTTGCACCGTCAGGAATCCTTTCTCCAGATCGGCCTGATAGCAGACGAACAGCAGCCCCATTTCCAGCTGCCCGGCATTGGAAACGCCAAGGGAATAGCTGTAGCCACGCCGCAGCATCAGGTTGCTTTGGCTTTCCGGCGTGCGGGGGTTAGCCAACCGGATGTGCGCATCCATCGGGATCACCTTGCCGTCGGGATCGTTCGCGTAGTTCGGCTCGTCATGTTCATGCTTCATGCCAAGCGGCGCGCCGCTGTGCTTTTCGCGACCGAAAATGGTTTCCTGCTCCTGCAGCGGCGTACGATCCCAAAACTCGACGCGGAAGCGAATAATGCGCGCCGCCTGATAGCTGCCGCCCACCGTCCACGCCGGCTCGCCGACATTGTCGCCGACCCACACCACCTTATCCATCAACGGTTTGTCGTCGGTTTTCGGGTTGGCGGTGCCGTCTTTGAAGCCCAGCAGGTTAATCGGCGTCTCTTTGCCTTTGCTGCGCGCCGCGTGCGCGGAAATAAACCCTTCCCGCTTCCAGCGCACGCTGAGCAAATCCGGAGAATGCTTGATAATATCGCGCAACGCGTGGATTACCGTTTCATTGGTGTTAGCGCAGATCTGCAGCAGTAGATCGCCGTGGCAAAGCCCGGCGTCCAACGCATCGTTGGGGAAACGAGTCATTTTCTGCAACCGCAGCGGTTTTTGCGCCTGCAGGCCAAAGCGCTCGTCGAACAGCGACGCGCCGACCGAGACGGTGATGGTCAGGTTATCCGGGTAAATCTCCGGCCCCATGATGCCGGAATCGAGCGGCGGTAGCTTGGCATCCACTTCCGGTGCCTTGCCGCCGTGGGTCAGGAAGGCAATGCGGTCGGTCAGGAGCCGGAACAGCCGCTCCAGGTCCGCTTTACTGGTCGCCAGCACGTCGAACGCCACCAGCATCATCGCCGCCTGTTGCGGGGTCAGCACCCCGGCCTGATGGCGGCCATAAAACGGCTGTTTCTGCCAGCGCTCATCCTGCGGTGCCGCCACCGGTTCCGCCGCTTTGTCCGCCGCCTGCACCAGACGGCCACTACCCAGCGCCAGCGCGCTCAGTCCCAGCCCCTGCAGTAAACGGCGGCGTGAAGGGGATGCAGCTCCTTGAAAGTGCGGATGAGGCCCATTATTCGGGCCTGCCTTGTTGCTCATAACCGTATGCCTCAGTCCAAACCCAATACGCCGCGCAGTTGGGAAAGATCTTCCGCCAGCGTGGTGATCGGCCCTTTCAAGGCATTGCGGTCGGCATCGGTCAGCTTCTCATAGGACTCATACCCCTCTTTGGTTTGGTACTTCACCAAAATGGTGTCCACGGTTTTGAAGTTGGCGTCGATCTTGTCCAGCAGCGGCTTGTTGGCCTTGAGCAACAGCGGGCGCAGCAGGTTGACGATCTTCTGCGCGCCGTCGACGTTGGCCTGGAAATCCCACAGGTCGGTGCGGCTGTAACGATCTTCTTCACCGCTGATCTTGCTGGCCGCCACTTCTTCGATCAACCCGGCTGCGCCGCCCACCACCTTGCTCGGCGGGAAGGTCAGTTCACCCACGCGCTTTTGCAGTTCAACGGTGTCCTGATACAGACGATCGGCATATTTGCCCATGTCTTTGGTCGAGTTATCGGCAAACAGCGCCTTCTCCAGACGGTGGAAACCGGTGAAATTCGGATCCGCCGATTTCTTCTCGTAATCGTCTTCACGGGCGTCGATACTGCCGTCCAGATCGGAGAACAGCTCGGCGATCGGCTCGATGCGCTCATAGTGCTGGCGGGTCGGCGCGTACAGCTTGCGCGCTTGTTCCACGTTGCCGGCCTTCACCGCGTCGGTGAACAGCTTGGTCTGTTTCACCAGCCCGTCGACTTCTTTGATGACGTAGACTTTGTATTCAGCGATCGGGCCAACCAGATCCAGCGCGTTCGGTTTGCCGTCGGTGGCGCCGTTGGTTGCCGCGGTGACGGTCAGTTTGCCTTTCGGGTTGCTCAGCAGCCCGCAGGTCATGTCATATTCGCCCGCTTCCAGCGTGGCGGTCATTTTCTGGGTGAAGCCCGGCGCGATGTTTTCGCGCTCTTCCACCACCATCACCCCTTTCAGGATTTCCCATTCGACGTTTTTCTGGCTGGTGTTATGCACCACAAACTGCGTCTTGCCGGCCGGCACCGTCAGCTGCATCGGTTCGCACTGCTTGTCGTTAACCGTAACCTTGACCTGCGGCACGTCCGCCGCCAACGCGTCGATGCTCAGCGCAAACGCCGGGATAGCCAGTAATGCTGCGTGCAACGCCTTACGGCGAAATAACGGAGTAGACATACGAGATTCCCTATTAAACATTAATGATTGATTTTACGTTGCGCCGGGGCCGCTGCCGGCTCCGCGCGCTGCGGCAGGAAAAAGAAAATCAGCGCCGGGATCAGATACAGGAAGTAGACCGCCACTTCGCTGACCGTCGGCGCTTCCTGGTACCCGAGAATGCCTTCCAGCAGGGTGCCGAACAGCGAATGGGTCGACAGGGTGCCGCTGAAATCGAAGGCGATGTCCTGGAAGTGGTTCCACAAGCCGGCTTCGTGGAAGGCGCGGATCGCCCCGGCGGCCAGGCCGGCGGCGACGAACAGAATGAACAGGCTGGTCCATTTGAAGAATTTGGCCAGGTGCAGCTTCACCCCGCCCCAATAAATCATCATCCCCAGCACGATGGCGGCCACCAGGCCGAGCACCGCGCCGATCGGCGCCGCAGCGCCCACGTCTTGCTGAAACGCCGCCAGCAGGAAGAACACCGACTCCAACCCTTCGCGCGCCACGGCGAAGAACACCATCGCCACCAGCGCCCAGCCCTGCCCTTTACCGGCGTTGAGCGCCTGATCGATCGCCCCTTCCAGATGCACCTTGACCGACTTGGAGACTTTACGCATCCAGAACACCATATAGGTGAGGATCACCACCGCCACCACCGCCACGATGCCTTCGAACAGCTCCTGCTGTTTCTGCGGGAACTCGCCGGTGGTTTCATTGATGAAGATGCCGAGCGCCAGACACAGCGCCGCAGCGACTATCACGCCGATCCACACCGCGCCCAGCCATTGGCTGCGCTGCGTGCGTTTCAGGTAGCTGGCGATCAGGCTGACGATCAGCGCGGCCTCCAGACCCTCACGGAACATGATAAGAAAGGGAACGAACATAACTAATCACCCCTGAAAAGACCGCGGCGGCAGAGAAAACCGGCTCGCAATGAGCCGCGGCGAGTATGTAAAGAAACGTAAAATACAACGAGAGTGATTATCATTCTGCCAAAAAGAAATACAAGAGGCGCAAGCGTGATTTTTTCTAATCAAATGTCGCCAGGTGTTACAGCCGGGTGGTGGTGTTAAGCAGGCAAAAAAAAGGGCGCTCTGCGCGCCCTTACTGACTGACATCGAACGGCAGTTACACCGTTTTGTACTCGGCTTCCGCCTGATCGAAACGCTCGGTCATGGTGGCGGAAGGCTGGCGGCCCATCAGGCTCACTACCACGATGGCCAGGCAGCCCAGGATAAAGCCCGGGATGATTTCATACAGGCCCAGCCACTCGTACTGTTTCCAGACAATTACCGTCACTGCACCGACCAGCATACCGGCCAGCGCACCGTTACGGGTCATGCGCGACCACATCACCGAAATCAGCACAACCGGGCCGAAGGCGGCGCCGAAACCGGCCCAGGCGTAGCTCACCAGGCCCAGCACGCGGTTCTCCGGGTTGGCCGCCAATGCGATGGCGATCAACGCCACCACCAGCACCATCACGCGGCCGACCCACACCAGCTCGCGCTGGCTGGCGCCTTTGCGCAGGAACGCCTTATACAAATCTTCGGTGATCGCGCTGGAGCACACCAGCAGCTGGCAGCTCAGGGTACTCATGACCGCCGCCAGAATCGCCGACAGCAGCACGCCGGCCACCCATGGGTTGAACAGCAGCATCGCCAGTTCGATGAACACGCGTTCGCCGTTCTGCGACACGTTACCGGCTTGCTCCGGGTTGTTGGCGAAATAAGCGATCCCGAAGAAACCGACGGCGATGGTGCCGGCCAGGCACAGGATCATCCAGGTCATACTGATGCGGCGCGCGCTGCGGATGGTGCGGTGAGAATCCGCCGCCATGAAACGCGCCAGGATGTGCGGCTGGCCGAAGTAGCCCAGGCCCCAACCCAGCAGCGACAGGATGGCGACAAAGTTCAGCCCCTTCAGCATGTCGAGGTTGGCCGGGTTCTGCGCCTGGATCACCAGCATCGAGGTATCGATGCCGCCGACGGCGAAGATCACGATCACCGGCGTCAGGATCAGCGCGAAAATCATCAGGCTGGCCTGCACGGTGTCGGTCCAGCTCACCGCCAGGAAACCGCCGATAAAGGTGTAGAGGATGGTCGCTGCGGCGCCGGCCCACAGGGCGGTTTCGTAGCTCATGCCGAAGGTGCTTTCGAACAGGCGCGCGCCGGCTACGATGCCGGAGGCGCAGTAAATGGTGAAGAACACCAGGATGACGATGGCCGAGATCACGCGCAGCAGCTTGCTGTTGTCTTCAAAGCGGCTGGTGAAATAGTCCGGCAGCGTCAGGGCGTTGTTGTTGGCTTCGGTATGTACGCGCAGCCTTCCTGCCACCAGCTTCCAGTTCAGGTAAGCGCCGATGGTCAGGCCGATAGCGATCCAGCTTTCGGAGATGCCGGAGAGGAAGATGGCGCCCGGCAGGCCCATCAGCAACCAGCCGCTCATGTCGGAAGCGCCGGCGGACAGCGCGGTCACCACGCTGCCCAAACTGCGGCCGCCGAGAATATAGTCATCAAAGTTGTTGGTTGCCCGGTAGGCAAGCAGGCCGATCAGCACCATCCCGAAAATGTACACCAGGAAGGTCACCAGCATAGGTGTGCTCATTGTCATTTAATTCTCCACTTTCATTATTATTCGCGTTTCGCTCCGGCCAAGCCGGCGCCGGTAAACCCACGCGCAATGCATTTCACTGGCCGCCGCACCGGAACGTGGCGCAGCCTGCGAGCAAGTGCAGGTAAAATAGTTTCTGCCCGTAATTGTTGACCGTCGGTTATCCTAGATGAGCCTTTCATCAACCAACAAGATATTTAACAACAAAGTTACACAAAGTTTACCCTGCGTCACATTTACCGGGCCCAAAGGTTGCACTCACGACAAGCAAAATGAGTTGCACCTGGTTATTACCCTTATATAGCGCAAGGTAAAGCGTCTGCGGCAGCATAAACCCCGCCGCATTCGCTCAATAACGCAACATTCGTGCCAACTGCCCATGTTAAAAAATCGATGAAACTCACACTTCGCTCATCAGCCTGATTTAACAAGGTTGCACAAAGTTGCAACATGCAGGATATTGTCAGCATTCTTGACACCACACATCTCACGAACCTATCCCAACAGGCTTTCCGACCTGCTGTTTGTCTAGCCTGATGGGATAGGTTCTAAACACAGGAGTTGGACAGGCATGGGCACTACCACAATGGGCGTGAAACTCGACGAGGCAACACGCGACCGGATCAAGAGCGCCGCGCAGCGCATCGATCGCACGCCGCACTGGCTCATCAAGCAGGCCATCTTTAATTACCTCGAGCGTCTCGAGAGCGGTACCGATATTCCTGAAATTCCAGCGCTGGCCGCTGCGGGCCAGGCTGAAGCGGACGACATTATGCCGCAAGCGCAGGAAGAGTCACACCAACCATTCCTCGATTTCGCCGAACAAATTCTGCCGCAGTCGGTTACTCGCGCCGCCATCACCGCAGCCTATCGCCGCCCGGAGACCGAAGCGGTGCCGATGTTGCTCGAACAGGCGCGATTGCCCGCCGATCTTGCTCAGGCTACTCACAAAATGGCCTATGGCATCGCCGAGAAGTTGCGTAACCAAAAAAGTGCAAACGGCCGCGCCGGCATGGTGCAAGGCCTGCTGCAAGAGTTCTCCCTCTCCTCGCAGGAAGGCGTGGCACTGATGTGCCTGGCGGAAGCGCTGCTGCGTATTCCGGATAAACCAACCCGCGATGCCCTGATCCGCGACAAGATCAGCAACGGCAACTGGCACTCGCACCTGGGGCGCAGCCCGTCGCTGTTCGTCAACGCCGCCACCTGGGGCCTACTGTTCACCGGCAAGCTGGTGTCCACGCATAACGAAGCCAATCTGTCCCGTTCGCTGAACCGCATTATCAGCAAGAGCGGCGAACCGCTGATCCGCAAAGGCGTGGACATGGCGATGCGCCTGATGGGCGAACAATTCGTGACCGGCGAAACCATCGCCGAAGCACTGGCCAACGCGCGCAAACTAGAAGAAAAAGGCTTCCGCTACTCCTACGACATGCTGGGCGAAGCCGCCCTGACCGAAGCCGACGCGCAGGCCTACCTGGTTTCCTACCAGCAGGCGATCCATGCCATCGGCAAGGCCTCCAACGGCCGCGGCATCTATGAAGGCCCCGGCATCTCCATCAAGCTGTCCGCCCTGCACCCGCGCTACAGCCGCGCGCAGTACGAACGCGTCATGGAAGAGCTCTACCCGCGCCTGCTGTCGCTGACCCTGCAGGCGCGTCAGTACGATATCGGCATCAACATCGACGCCGAAGAAGCCGACCGTCTGGAGATCTCGCTCGATCTGCTGGAGAAGCTGTGCTTTGAACCGCAGCTGGCCGGCTGGAATGGCATCGGCTTCGTGATCCAGGCCTACCAAAAACGTTGTCCGTTCGCCATCGATGCCGTGATCGACATGGCGCAACGCAGCCGCCGTCGCCTGATGATCCGCCTGGTGAAAGGCGCCTACTGGGACAGCGAAATCAAACGCGCTCAGATGGACGGCCTGGAAGGCTACCCGGTTTACACCCGCAAGGTCTATACCGACGTTTCCTACCTGGCTTGCGCCCGCAAACTGCTGTCGGTGCCGAACCTGATCTATCCGCAGTTCGCGACCCACAACGCCCATACCTTGAGCGCCATTTATCACCTGGCCGGCAACAACTACTACCCTGGCCAGTATGAGTTCCAGTGCCTGCACGGCATGGGTGAGCCGCTGTACGAACAGGTGGTGGGGAAAGTGGCCGACGGCAAGCTGAACCGCCCTTGCCGCATCTATGCGCCGGTCGGCACCCATGAAACGCTACTGGCGTATCTGGTACGTCGCCTGCTGGAAAACGGCGCCAATACCTCGTTCGTCAACCGCATCGCCGATGCCACCCTGCCGCTCGACGAGCTGGTGGCCGATCCGGTCAGCGCCGTGGAAGCGCTGGCGGCCAGCGAAGGCCAGATTGGCCTGCCACATCCACGCATTCCGCTGCCGCGCGAGCTGTACGGCGAGAAGCGCACCAACTCCAGCGGTCTGGATTTGTCTAACGAACAGCGTCTGGCCTCGCTCTCCAGCGCCCTGCTCACCAGCGCCAGCCATCCATGGCGCGCGGAACCGATCATCGACGCCGAATTGGATCAGGGCGTGGAGCAACCGGTGATCAACCCGGCCGAGCCGGGCGATGTGGTCGGCTACGTGCGTGAAGCTACCGAAGGCGAAGTCAGCCGTGCGCTCGACGCCGCTGCGGCCGCCGGCCCAATCTGGTTCGCTACGCCGCCGACGGAGCGCGCCGCGATCCTCGAACGCGCTGCAGAGCTGATGGAAAGCCAGCTGCAAAGCCTGCTGGGCATTCTGGTGCGCGAAGCGGGTAAAACCTTCAACAACGCCATCGCCGAAGTGCGCGAAGCGGTCGATTTCCTGCACTACTACGCCGGCCAGGTGCGCGACGATTTCGCCAACGACAGCCACCGCCCACTGGGTCCGGTGGTCTGCATCAGCCCGTGGAACTTCCCGCTGGCGATCTTCACCGGCCAAATCGCCGCCGCGCTGGCGGCGGGCAACAGCGTGTTGGCCAAACCGGCCGAGCAAACGCCGCTGGTGGCCGCGCAGGCGGTGCGTATCCTGCTGGAAGCCGGCATTCCGCAAGGCGTGCTGCAGCTGCTGCCGGGCCAGGGTGAAACCGTCGGCTCGACGCTGGTCAACGATGCCCGCGTCCGCGGCGTGATGTTCACCGGCTCCACCGACGTCGCCGGCATTCTGCAGCGCAGCATCGCCGGTCGTCTGGATCCGCAAGGCCGTCCGACACCGCTGATCGCCGAAACCGGCGGCCTGAACGCCATGATCGTCGACTCTTCGGCCCTGACCGAACAGGTCGTGACCGACGTAGTGGCCTCCGCCTTCGACAGCGCTGGCCAGCGCTGCTCCGCGCTGCGTATCCTGTGCATTCAGGAAGACGTGGCCGAGCACACGCTGCAAATGCTGCGCGGCGCGATGGCCGAATGCCGCATGGGCAACCCAGAGCGCCTGTCTACCGACGTGGGCCCGGTGATCGACGCCGAAGCCAAAACCGGCATCGAACGCCACATCCAGGCGATGCGCGCCAAAGGCCGCAAGGTTTACCAGGCCGCCAAAGGCAGCGCGCAGGATGAGAAAGAGTGGGCGCGCGGCACCTTCATCAAACCGACGCTGATCGAACTCGACAGCTTCGACGAGCTGCAAAAGGAGATCTTTGGCCCGGTGCTGCACGTGGTGCGCTTCCAGCGCAACAATCTGGACGCGCTGGTCGATCAGATCAATGCCGCCGGTTATGGCCTGACGCTGGGCATTCACACCCGTATCGATGAAACCATCGCGCGAGTGACCGAACGCGCCAAGGTTGGCAACCTGTACGTCAACCGTAACATGGTCGGTGCGGTGGTCGGCGTACAGCCGTTCGGCGGCGAAGGCCTGTCGGGCACCGGTCCGAAAGCCGGCGGCCCGCTGTACCTGTACCGTCTGCTGGCTAACCGTCCGGACGACGCGCTGCAGCGCACGCTGCATCGTCAGGACGAAGAGCGCCCGATGGAAGCCACCGCGCGGCCGCAGCTGTTGGGCGCGCTGCAATCGCTGGAAAAATGGGCGATCACCAGCCAACACGGCGAACTGGCGGCATTGGCGCAGCGCTATGCGGAACTGGGCCAGGGCGGCACCGTGCGCCCGCTGCCGGGCCCGACCGGCGAGCGCAATACCTATGCCCTGCTGCCGCGTGAACGCGTGCTATGCCTGGCGGATAACGAAACCGACGCGCTGATCCAACTGGCCGCCGTGCTGGCGGTCGGCAGCAGCGCGCTGTGGCCGGAAGCGGAACTGCAACGCAACCTGTTCCGCCGCTTGCCGAACGATGTACAGGCGCGCATCGCCTTCAGCAAAGATTGGCAGCAGGACAAGGTCGAGTTCGACGCCGCCATCTATCACGGCGATGCCGATCAGCTGCGCACCTTGTGCGAGCAGATCGCGCAGCGCGGCGGCGCGATCGTCTCGGTGCAGGGCTTTGCCCACGGTGAAACCAACATCCTGTTGGAACGCCTGCTGATCGAGCGTTCTCTGAGCGTCAACACTGCCGCCGCCGGCGGTAACGCCAGCCTGATGACCATCGGTTAACGCTTAGTCAAGGCGGCAATGCGTTGCCGCCTGATTTGCATACCGCCACGCAAACCCTGCACCTGTGCAGGGTTTTTTATTGTCCGCAGCCCGGTCAGCCGTTAGCGTATTAATCTCCTTACCTGAGAGTGTGTATGGTGTGTAGATTAAGGACGATAACATCGTGAAGAGTGCAGAACTGATTGCGTTACTGGAAAGCCACGGTTGGGTATTGCGGCGGGTAAAAGGTAGCCACCATCAATTCAAACATCCCGATTTTGCGCTGATCATCACCGTACCGCCCCCAAAGAAAGATCTAAAGCTGGGCACGCTGCGGCAGATACTTAAAGACGCGGGGTTGAGTGCGCTTCACATCGCCACGCGTTAACAGGAGAGACCATGTTTTATCCCGCTTATATCCATACAGAGTCAAACGGCAGCGCCAGCGGTTTCTTTCCCGACGTCCCTGGCTGCTACTTCGCCGGCGCTAGCCTGGACGACGCTTTTATCGATGCCCAAAGCGCACTGGATGCGCACTTTGAGTTGTTGAGCGAAGACAATCAACCGATACCGCGCCCGCATGCCGTCGCTGCCCATCTTGCCAAAGGTGCGGGCTCTTTCGAGGGTGGACAATGGTTATTGGTCGCTATCAATATGGATAAATTTGACGGTCGGGCCGAACGGATTAACATCACCTTGCCCCAGCGCCTGTTAAGTCGCATTGACTCTCTGGTTCGGCAACATCCAGGATACGGCAGCCGCAGCGGGTTTCTCGCCGCCGCTGCGCGAAACGAATTATTGAAAACTGAGTGAATGCGGTCGGGGGAGGCTCCCCCGCCGCCTTATTGATTCAGGAATTTGTCGAGGAATTGCTGAGTACGCTGGTGCTGCGGGTTGGCGAACAGCGCTTTGGCCGGGCCTTGCTCGACGATGCGGCCGTGGTCCATAAAGATAACCCGGTCGGCCACGTCGCGGGCGAAACTCATCTCATGGGTGACGATCACCATGGTGCGTTTCTCTTCCGCCAATGAACGCATGGTATTGAGCACTTCCCCCACCAGCTCGGGATCGAGCGCCGACGTCGGTTCATCAAACAAAATCACCTCCGGCTGCATCGCCAGCGCGCGCGCAATAGCCACCCGCTGCTGTTGGCCGCCGGACAGCCGCCGCGGATAAGCCTGCTCTTTGCCGCTCAACCCCACCTTGGCCAGCAACGCGCGGGCACGTTGTTCCGCGCTGGCTTTCGCCTCACCCTTGACGATC
The sequence above is drawn from the Serratia sp. FDAARGOS_506 genome and encodes:
- the efeU gene encoding iron uptake transporter permease EfeU, translated to MFVPFLIMFREGLEAALIVSLIASYLKRTQRSQWLGAVWIGVIVAAALCLALGIFINETTGEFPQKQQELFEGIVAVVAVVILTYMVFWMRKVSKSVKVHLEGAIDQALNAGKGQGWALVAMVFFAVAREGLESVFFLLAAFQQDVGAAAPIGAVLGLVAAIVLGMMIYWGGVKLHLAKFFKWTSLFILFVAAGLAAGAIRAFHEAGLWNHFQDIAFDFSGTLSTHSLFGTLLEGILGYQEAPTVSEVAVYFLYLIPALIFFFLPQRAEPAAAPAQRKINH
- the tcyN gene encoding L-cystine ABC transporter ATP-binding protein TcyN, giving the protein MSAIEVKQLTKQFKGQTVLHGIDLAVDAGEVVAIIGPSGSGKTTLLRCINLLEEPDSGTIRVGDILIDGSKPLSKQKSQVRALRQQVGFVFQNFNLFPHRSVLENIIEGPVIVKGEAKASAEQRARALLAKVGLSGKEQAYPRRLSGGQQQRVAIARALAMQPEVILFDEPTSALDPELVGEVLNTMRSLAEEKRTMVIVTHEMSFARDVADRVIFMDHGRIVEQGPAKALFANPQHQRTQQFLDKFLNQ
- the efeO gene encoding iron uptake system protein EfeO; amino-acid sequence: MSTPLFRRKALHAALLAIPAFALSIDALAADVPQVKVTVNDKQCEPMQLTVPAGKTQFVVHNTSQKNVEWEILKGVMVVEERENIAPGFTQKMTATLEAGEYDMTCGLLSNPKGKLTVTAATNGATDGKPNALDLVGPIAEYKVYVIKEVDGLVKQTKLFTDAVKAGNVEQARKLYAPTRQHYERIEPIAELFSDLDGSIDAREDDYEKKSADPNFTGFHRLEKALFADNSTKDMGKYADRLYQDTVELQKRVGELTFPPSKVVGGAAGLIEEVAASKISGEEDRYSRTDLWDFQANVDGAQKIVNLLRPLLLKANKPLLDKIDANFKTVDTILVKYQTKEGYESYEKLTDADRNALKGPITTLAEDLSQLRGVLGLD
- the putP gene encoding sodium/proline symporter PutP — its product is MTMSTPMLVTFLVYIFGMVLIGLLAYRATNNFDDYILGGRSLGSVVTALSAGASDMSGWLLMGLPGAIFLSGISESWIAIGLTIGAYLNWKLVAGRLRVHTEANNNALTLPDYFTSRFEDNSKLLRVISAIVILVFFTIYCASGIVAGARLFESTFGMSYETALWAGAAATILYTFIGGFLAVSWTDTVQASLMIFALILTPVIVIFAVGGIDTSMLVIQAQNPANLDMLKGLNFVAILSLLGWGLGYFGQPHILARFMAADSHRTIRSARRISMTWMILCLAGTIAVGFFGIAYFANNPEQAGNVSQNGERVFIELAMLLFNPWVAGVLLSAILAAVMSTLSCQLLVCSSAITEDLYKAFLRKGASQRELVWVGRVMVLVVALIAIALAANPENRVLGLVSYAWAGFGAAFGPVVLISVMWSRMTRNGALAGMLVGAVTVIVWKQYEWLGLYEIIPGFILGCLAIVVVSLMGRQPSATMTERFDQAEAEYKTV
- the efeB gene encoding iron uptake transporter deferrochelatase/peroxidase subunit, producing the protein MSNKAGPNNGPHPHFQGAASPSRRRLLQGLGLSALALGSGRLVQAADKAAEPVAAPQDERWQKQPFYGRHQAGVLTPQQAAMMLVAFDVLATSKADLERLFRLLTDRIAFLTHGGKAPEVDAKLPPLDSGIMGPEIYPDNLTITVSVGASLFDERFGLQAQKPLRLQKMTRFPNDALDAGLCHGDLLLQICANTNETVIHALRDIIKHSPDLLSVRWKREGFISAHAARSKGKETPINLLGFKDGTANPKTDDKPLMDKVVWVGDNVGEPAWTVGGSYQAARIIRFRVEFWDRTPLQEQETIFGREKHSGAPLGMKHEHDEPNYANDPDGKVIPMDAHIRLANPRTPESQSNLMLRRGYSYSLGVSNAGQLEMGLLFVCYQADLEKGFLTVQKRLNGEALEEYIKPIGGGYFFVLPGVKESGDYLASGLLKA
- a CDS encoding type II toxin-antitoxin system HicA family toxin gives rise to the protein MKSAELIALLESHGWVLRRVKGSHHQFKHPDFALIITVPPPKKDLKLGTLRQILKDAGLSALHIATR
- a CDS encoding type II toxin-antitoxin system HicB family antitoxin codes for the protein MFYPAYIHTESNGSASGFFPDVPGCYFAGASLDDAFIDAQSALDAHFELLSEDNQPIPRPHAVAAHLAKGAGSFEGGQWLLVAINMDKFDGRAERINITLPQRLLSRIDSLVRQHPGYGSRSGFLAAAARNELLKTE
- the putA gene encoding trifunctional transcriptional regulator/proline dehydrogenase/L-glutamate gamma-semialdehyde dehydrogenase → MGTTTMGVKLDEATRDRIKSAAQRIDRTPHWLIKQAIFNYLERLESGTDIPEIPALAAAGQAEADDIMPQAQEESHQPFLDFAEQILPQSVTRAAITAAYRRPETEAVPMLLEQARLPADLAQATHKMAYGIAEKLRNQKSANGRAGMVQGLLQEFSLSSQEGVALMCLAEALLRIPDKPTRDALIRDKISNGNWHSHLGRSPSLFVNAATWGLLFTGKLVSTHNEANLSRSLNRIISKSGEPLIRKGVDMAMRLMGEQFVTGETIAEALANARKLEEKGFRYSYDMLGEAALTEADAQAYLVSYQQAIHAIGKASNGRGIYEGPGISIKLSALHPRYSRAQYERVMEELYPRLLSLTLQARQYDIGINIDAEEADRLEISLDLLEKLCFEPQLAGWNGIGFVIQAYQKRCPFAIDAVIDMAQRSRRRLMIRLVKGAYWDSEIKRAQMDGLEGYPVYTRKVYTDVSYLACARKLLSVPNLIYPQFATHNAHTLSAIYHLAGNNYYPGQYEFQCLHGMGEPLYEQVVGKVADGKLNRPCRIYAPVGTHETLLAYLVRRLLENGANTSFVNRIADATLPLDELVADPVSAVEALAASEGQIGLPHPRIPLPRELYGEKRTNSSGLDLSNEQRLASLSSALLTSASHPWRAEPIIDAELDQGVEQPVINPAEPGDVVGYVREATEGEVSRALDAAAAAGPIWFATPPTERAAILERAAELMESQLQSLLGILVREAGKTFNNAIAEVREAVDFLHYYAGQVRDDFANDSHRPLGPVVCISPWNFPLAIFTGQIAAALAAGNSVLAKPAEQTPLVAAQAVRILLEAGIPQGVLQLLPGQGETVGSTLVNDARVRGVMFTGSTDVAGILQRSIAGRLDPQGRPTPLIAETGGLNAMIVDSSALTEQVVTDVVASAFDSAGQRCSALRILCIQEDVAEHTLQMLRGAMAECRMGNPERLSTDVGPVIDAEAKTGIERHIQAMRAKGRKVYQAAKGSAQDEKEWARGTFIKPTLIELDSFDELQKEIFGPVLHVVRFQRNNLDALVDQINAAGYGLTLGIHTRIDETIARVTERAKVGNLYVNRNMVGAVVGVQPFGGEGLSGTGPKAGGPLYLYRLLANRPDDALQRTLHRQDEERPMEATARPQLLGALQSLEKWAITSQHGELAALAQRYAELGQGGTVRPLPGPTGERNTYALLPRERVLCLADNETDALIQLAAVLAVGSSALWPEAELQRNLFRRLPNDVQARIAFSKDWQQDKVEFDAAIYHGDADQLRTLCEQIAQRGGAIVSVQGFAHGETNILLERLLIERSLSVNTAAAGGNASLMTIG